From Pseudomonas sp. stari2:
GGCGTTCAGCGGTCGGGCCATGCCCAGCAGTAGAGTCAACCCGAGCAACACGCTCAGTGCCGGCACGGCCAACAACTCCCAGCGCGCCAGACCGAGGCCGCCGAGCATCCAGAACATGACTGCCGAACTGGCCCGGTGATCGCCCATGAACAGCAGCAGGTTGGCGATCGCCATCATCACGAACGACACCGCCACGCCGCACAGCAACAGGCGATCGCTGTCCAGCCGACCCTGACGGTTGGCGATGCCCAGCACCAGAAACATGCTCAACAATGCGCCGATGAACGCGGCAATCGGCAAGGTCAGCAGACCGACGATTTCACCGACGTGCAGTACCACGATCACTGCGCCGAGGGTGGCGCCGGAGGTGACACCGAGCAGGTGCGGATCGGCCAGCGGATTACGCGTCACCGCTTGCAGCACGGCACCGATCAACGCCAGCCCGGCGCCGACCAGTGCACCGAGCAGCGTGCGCGGCACGCGGATCAGCCAGACGATGTGTTCCTGGCCGGCGCTCCAGTCCGGCGCGCCGAGGCCGAACAGTTTGTACAGCAGAATCCGCCCCACCACGTCCACCGGCACCCGCGCCGGGCCGAAGCCCAGCGACACCACGCACGACACCAGCAGCGCCGCGCCGAGGGCGATCAGCAGCCAGCCGTAACGACGATTGATCATTCGCCGTGGAACCCTTTGGCCAGGGTTTCAACCGCCAGCACGTTGTCGATCCCTGGCGTGGCCTGCACGTAAGGGATGACGATGAAGCGCTGGTTCCTGATCGCGTCCACCGATTGCAGGGCCCTGTTCTTCAGCAGGAATTCAATCTTCTGCTCGGCGGTGATTTCGCTGTAGTCGACGATGACGATCACCTGCGGATTGCGCTCGACCACCGTTTCCCAGTTGACCCGCGTCCAGCTCGCATCGACGTCATCGAGGATGTTGCGCCCACCAGAAGCGTCGATCAGCGCTTGCGGCATGCCGAGGCGGCCGGAGGTCATGGCGCGGTCTTCGCCGCTGTCGTACAGGAACACCCGCGGTTTCTCGGCGGGCATGTCTTTGCGGATGTCCGCGACCTGACTTTGCATGTCAGCGATCAGTGCGTTGGCGCGATCCTGCACATCGAAGATTTTGCCGAGGTTGCGCAGGTCGTTGTAGGTGTCTTCCAAAGTGGCAGCCGGACGCTTCATCACGAAGGCGCAGGACTCGGTCAGCTCATAGACGTTGATGCCCAGCGGTTGCAGGGTCTGCGGCGTGAGATCGCCGCCGACGCGCATGCCGTAATCCCAGCCGGCGAAGAAGAAGTCGACGTTGGCGTTGAGCAACGTTTCCACCGACGGGTACTTGGCTGCCAGCTCCGGCAAACCGTCGAGCAGCCACTGCATTTCCGGCGTCACAGACTTCCAGCCACTGACGCCGCTGTAGCCGGC
This genomic window contains:
- a CDS encoding iron ABC transporter permease, with the translated sequence MINRRYGWLLIALGAALLVSCVVSLGFGPARVPVDVVGRILLYKLFGLGAPDWSAGQEHIVWLIRVPRTLLGALVGAGLALIGAVLQAVTRNPLADPHLLGVTSGATLGAVIVVLHVGEIVGLLTLPIAAFIGALLSMFLVLGIANRQGRLDSDRLLLCGVAVSFVMMAIANLLLFMGDHRASSAVMFWMLGGLGLARWELLAVPALSVLLGLTLLLGMARPLNALMAGEQTAVTLGLNARAVRLRVFVIASLMTGVLVSISGSIGFVGLMVPHIARRLIGAEHRRLLPVCVLLGSVFLVWVDVAARTLIAPEDLPIGVATAALGGLFFIGLMRRR
- a CDS encoding ABC transporter substrate-binding protein; the protein is MTVRSLLCLALLLGTTQAFAEATKYPLTIHSCNREVTFKEAPKHAVSHDINMTQMMLALGLKSKMAGYSGVSGWKSVTPEMQWLLDGLPELAAKYPSVETLLNANVDFFFAGWDYGMRVGGDLTPQTLQPLGINVYELTESCAFVMKRPAATLEDTYNDLRNLGKIFDVQDRANALIADMQSQVADIRKDMPAEKPRVFLYDSGEDRAMTSGRLGMPQALIDASGGRNILDDVDASWTRVNWETVVERNPQVIVIVDYSEITAEQKIEFLLKNRALQSVDAIRNQRFIVIPYVQATPGIDNVLAVETLAKGFHGE